From a single Tetrapisispora phaffii CBS 4417 chromosome 15, complete genome genomic region:
- the AIM32 gene encoding Aim32p (similar to Saccharomyces cerevisiae YML050W; ancestral locus Anc_1.498), translated as MQIKYKTIESFNNLKVFNKINLKLPLDKQIDTVGKLPPIPNYEKHLMIIDKNDDSNNWMQGWGSRLEMNDSWPYNLVGLFKNEINKYKKNGVMTSVVKLKQSTDVFTEIRGNPTNDSALIYVIPDMKLYTIRNDESTAVEFIKYVIKDLKVSEQLHFQDYLKKGGLKTPTVTKADSIVGVTKRFEGRKLTNDWILVCGHNERDCRCGYLAPLLVDEYMKFDKRSNIGIISHVSGHKFAGNVIHYKYEPSKNSMDSFWFGRVLPPMVHSLVENLKNNIVIKNVFRGSKELREPPCQKQ; from the coding sequence ATGCAAATAAAGTATAAGACGATCGAATCATTCAacaatttaaaagttttcaataaaatcaatCTTAAATTACCCCTAGATAAGCAAATTGATACTGTTGGAAAGCTGCCCCCGATTCCAAATTATGAGAAACATTTAATGattattgataaaaatgatgattcaaataattgGATGCAAGGTTGGGGTAGTAGATTAGAAATGAATGACTCTTGGCCATACAACTTAGTAggtttatttaaaaatgaaattaataaatacaaaaaaaatggGGTAATGACAAGCGTTGTGAAATTAAAGCAAAGTACAGATGTGTTCACGGAAATTAGGGGTAACCCAACAAATGACAGTGCTTTAATTTATGTTATACCTGATATGAAATTGTATACAATTAGGAATGATGAATCAACAGCGGTTGAGTTTATCAAATATGTCattaaagatttgaaaGTAAGTGAACAATTACATTTCCAAGACTATTTAAAGAAAGGAGGTCTTAAGACACCGACGGTAACCAAGGCTGACAGCATTGTTGGCGTTACTAAACGGTTTGAAGGAAGAAAATTGACAAATGATTGGATATTGGTGTGTGGCCATAATGAGAGAGATTGCAGATGTGGATACCTCGCACCGTTACTTGTCGATGAATACATGAAATTCGATAAAAGAAGCAACATTGGTATAATTTCGCATGTCAGTGGTCATAAATTTGCTGGTAATGttattcattataaatATGAACCTTCTAAGAATTCAATGGATTCATTTTGGTTTGGTAGAGTATTGCCGCCAATGGTTCACTCGTTGGTGGAGAATCTAAAGAATAACATAGTAATTAAAAACGTTTTCCGTGGATCGAAAGAATTGAGAGAACCCCCTTGCCAGAAACAGTaa
- the SUR7 gene encoding Sur7p (similar to Saccharomyces cerevisiae SUR7 (YML052W); ancestral locus Anc_1.501) produces the protein MNRYMSILVKLSTLLFLAGNTLLLILIIISGSTNDYPINNFYWVEADTANIPNAPDVTRWTFWGACGVENGDETNCGSNLSPAAPISPVDNFHTTINVPSKFVNDRNTFYYLTRFSFCLFWISLAFIGITFLLYIISWFSYEFTKVCFLLVSIGCLFNVTGVVLQTAASVLARNAFNKTGVNHSKLGSDLFGIAWASVALSLLEAIALAVTHINNVYQRRSNNSISQVNDVYDPIYGTAQRRSNSYTTNSRGFKKFFTISRKNRTTSQQLNNQQIPNPPMHTDEYIAEQPLQEHQRKGINFFTIRNTKSKSTIDDSV, from the coding sequence ATGAACAGATACATGTCTATTTTGGTTAAGCTTTCGACGTTGTTGTTCCTAGCGGGAAATACTCTACTGTTGAttctaataattatatCTGGGAGTACGAATGACTATCCCATTAACAACTTCTACTGGGTCGAGGCTGACACAGCGAACATACCCAATGCACCGGACGTAACAAGATGGACCTTCTGGGGAGCTTGTGGAGTAGAGAATGGTGATGAAACTAATTGTGGGTCGAATTTGTCACCGGCAGCCCCCATTTCTCCTGTGGATAATTTCCATACAACCATTAATGTACCAAGTAAATTCGTCAATGACAGAAATACTTTCTATTACTTAACAagattttctttttgtctCTTTTGGATTTCATTAGCCTTCATTGGTATCACGTTTCTCTTATACATAATATCCTGGTTTTCCTACGAGTTTACTAAAGTTTGTTTCCTTCTAGTAAGCATTGgttgtttatttaatgtCACTGGCGTAGTTTTGCAAACTGCAGCAAGTGTCCTAGCAAGAAATGCGTTCAACAAGACGGGAGTAAACCATTCCAAACTAGGCAGCGATCTATTTGGTATTGCATGGGCGAGCGTAGCATTGTCGTTACTCGAGGCGATTGCTCTTGCGGTTACGCATATCAATAACGTTTACCAAAGGAGAAGCAATAATAGCATCAGTCAAGTGAATGATGTATACGATCCAATATATGGCACAGCACAAAGAAGATCTAACTCTTATACTACCAACAGTAGGGGattcaagaaatttttcactattTCACGTAAGAATAGAACCACAAGtcaacaattgaataatcAACAAATACCAAACCCTCCAATGCATACTGACGAGTATATTGCAGAGCAACCATTACAAGAACATCAACGTAAGGGcattaatttctttacGATTAGAAATACAAAGAGTAAATCAACAATAGATGATTCAGTTTAA
- the TPHA0O00570 gene encoding uncharacterized protein (similar to Saccharomyces cerevisiae YJR056C; ancestral locus Anc_1.502), with protein sequence MEKLQNLEACLPPEQPPTVQTIDHLQNEISREFKSAANSVAKLYRLSNEKKSLLQHKGYLDCIDDILQTIHDGKEETSVHDIELWCMKKRNELLGPKSNFNFDKNSDNNKKEKEYQLSMIPLSIERDKTKERQNVSRTNRDGGSEITDDIDLNDDLFEMEGGHTEKRPKL encoded by the coding sequence ATGGAGAAACTGCAGAATTTAGAAGCGTGTCTGCCTCCTGAACAACCACCTACTGTACAAACTATTGATCATTtacaaaatgaaatttcaagaGAGTTTAAATCTGCTGCTAACAGTGTAGCTAAACTATACAGGTTATCAAACGAGAAGAAGTCACTTCTACAACATAAAGGCTACCTAGATTGCATAGATGATATTTTGCAAACCATACATGACGGCAAAGAAGAAACTAGTGTACATGACATTGAACTATGGTGtatgaagaaaagaaatgaGTTGCTTGGCCCCAAGAGTAATTTTAACTTTGATAAAAACagtgataataataaaaaagagaaagagTATCAACTTTCAATGATTCCCCTGAGCATAGAGAGAGATAAGACCAAAGAAAGACAAAATGTATCAAGAACCAATAGAGATGGTGGTAGTGAAATAACAGACGATATTGATCTgaatgatgatttatttgaGATGGAGGGTGGGCACACTGAGAAGAGGCCTAAACTATGA
- the MIC19 gene encoding Mic19p (similar to Saccharomyces cerevisiae YFR011C; ancestral locus Anc_1.370) has translation MGGQASKSSETQVFIPRSQVDFSESLLATLESSKETDYTRSQIAERYIEQRVSDRLSQLEEDTLKKFETKLELSLNSNTEDSTKEPILSTKLLQNKIEELNKRLSLFENKDSEKKITLQSLDDDKGVRRELLKCLLDNSGKPLNCYDLIQQFKQKVSESTP, from the coding sequence ATGGGCGGACAAGCTTCGAAGTCTTCGGAAACTCAGGTATTTATACCCAGATCCCAAGTAGATTTTTCAGAATCACTACTTGCAACGTTAGAATCCTCGAAGGAAACTGATTATACTAGAAGTCAAATTGCAGAAAGATACATCGAGCAGAGAGTCTCAGATAGATTGAGCcaattagaagaagatactttgaaaaaattcGAGACTAAGTTGGAACTTTCATTGAACTCAAACACTGAAGATTCTACAAAAGAACCTATACTCTCTACTAAActtttacaaaataaaattgaagaattaaataaaagattatcactatttgaaaataaagacAGTGAAAAGAAGATTACATTGCAATCAttagatgatgataaagGTGTAAGAAGAGAATTGCTGAAATGTTTGCTAGATAACTCAGGTAAACCATTGAATTGCTACGATCTAATACAACAATTCAAGCAAAAGGTATCTGAAAGTACACCTTGA
- the AIM14 gene encoding putative metalloreductase (similar to Saccharomyces cerevisiae YGL160W; ancestral locus Anc_1.379) has product MHIVYCFLLLLRRYVVIKENTTKIVRAVYDLNPYVHMLLIGFAIVIPFYDPKYSKPTVFFKRLGRLSYVLITLNLILMLRPNWLLTKNYTYTDFIPIHKWLSRFIVIISLVHGIAFLIWWKVNPSPTVSINIKLQNNYNAVGLAISIISVILMVFSLGPLRRWNYNVFYILHNFSNIAFVFFTPIHARPGVSIPYFIINITILAAICYQKIINATAVQLVSRESFTHHHEAQSLVCVKLERKAIGSEFIPACHIRISSYSIINPLYWLLPSHPYTVISLPTDDHIELVLLEHISKSSFRLHMERNYTVVNEFNPSVPKICLTEANRICITCAGTGISFGLPLYRYFLKKLQNGEQDIQYIKLVWIVKHKMSLELFEKLTSITNLMNDNCFLRNIEVYITNSTQAVSNFDDDNIELQDMNSIENSIQDKYNFGSIKFGRRIDWATDLSTFVDKTNGTEKTWLLACGPDSFVKSSKVYASKSGINFASEPYSF; this is encoded by the coding sequence ATGCATATtgtatattgttttttattacttttaaGAAGATATGTTGTCATAAAGGAAAATACTACTAAAATAGTAAGAGCTGTTTACGACTTGAATCCATATGTTCACATGTTACTAATTGGTTTCGCAATAGTCATTCCATTTTATGATCCCAAGTATTCAAAGCCTACTGTATTCTTCAAAAGACTTGGAAGACTGAGCTATGTTCTCATTACTCTCAATCTCATACTCATGTTGAGACCTAATTGGTTACTAACTAAAAATTATACGTATACAGATTTTATTCCAATTCATAAATGGCTATCTCGATTCATTGTGATAATTTCGTTGGTTCATGGTATTGCATTTTTGATCTGGTGGAAGGTCAATCCAAGTCCAACTGTTTCTATAAACATCAAGTTACAAAACAATTACAATGCAGTAGGGTTGGCAATATCGATAATATCTGTAATTTTGATGGTTTTCTCATTAGGTCCATTAAGAAGATGGAATTATAATgtgttttatatattacacaacttttcaaatattgcatttgtattttttacCCCAATACATGCAAGACCTGGAGTCTCCATCCcatatttcattataaatattacGATATTGGCTGCAATAtgttatcaaaaaattattaatgcAACAGCAGTCCAACTTGTAAGTAGAGAGAGCTTCACACATCATCATGAAGCCCAATCATTAGTTTGCGTGAAACTAGAAAGAAAAGCAATTGGATCTGAATTCATACCTGCGTGTCACATTAGAATTAGCTCATATAGTATCATAAATCCATTATATTGGCTCTTGCCATCTCATCCATATACTGTTATATCTCTACCGACAGATGATCATATTGAATTAGTGCTGTTAGAACATATTTCGAAAAGTTCCTTCAGATTGCATATGGAACGAAATTACACAGTAGTAAACGAATTTAATCCATCAGTTCCAAAAATATGTTTAACAGAGGCTAATCGGATATGTATTACTTGTGCCGGTACTGGGATATCGTTTGGTTTACCATTGtatagatattttttaaagaaattgcAAAATGGTGAACAAGATATTCAATACATAAAATTGGTATGGATAGTTAAGCACAAAATGTCTTTGGAGCTGTTTGAAAAACTCACATCAATTACTAATCTAATGAAtgataattgttttttaagAAACATTGAAGTTTATATCACTAATTCAACTCAAGCTGTCAGtaattttgatgatgataacaTTGAGTTGCAAGATatgaattcaattgaaaatagcATACAAGACAAATACAATTTTGGAAGTATAAAATTTGGGAGAAGAATCGATTGGGCTACAGATTTATCAACTTTTGTTGACAAAACTAACGGTACTGAAAAAACGTGGTTGCTGGCATGTGGTCCTGACTCCTTTGTTAAATCTTCTAAAGTTTATGCAAGTAAATCTGGAATTAACTTTGCTTCAGAAccatattctttttaa